Below is a window of Lujinxingia litoralis DNA.
TCTCCGATCAGCCCCACGCCTGGCAACCCACCGCCGAGGGAATGCAAGCGCTGCTGCCGGGCTGGGGCAAGCTGCGCCCCTTTGCGTTGAGCTCGGCCGATGCCTGTGCCCCGCCGGCGCCTCCTCCCTTTGAAACCCTGGCGCACTCGGCGCTCTACCGACAGGCACTGGCAGTGTGGAACGCCTCACGCACCATGACCTCGGACCAAGAACACATCGCCCACTTCTGGGCCGATGGCGCCGGCACGCTAACCCCTCCGGGGCACTGGATGCGTATCACCACGCAGCTGCTCCGCGCGCGCTCCGAGCGCCTGGACCACAGCGCCGAGACCGTCGCGCTGGTAGGCGTGGCCCTGGCCGATGCCTTTATCTCATGTTGGGATGAGAAATATCGCTCCAACCTGCTACGTCCGGTCACCTACATCAACGCGCATATCGACCCGACCTGGACCACCCTCATCGCCTCCCCGCCCTTTCCCGAGTACACCTCGGGCCACTCCAACGCCTCGGCGGCCGCGGCCACCGTGCTAAGCGCCCAGCTCGGGTCCTTCCCCTTTGCCGACCGTACCCACGAAAGCGGCGAGCTCGGCCTGCGCTTTTATCAAAACTTTGACGACGCCGCGCAGGAAGCGGCGATCTCACGGCTCTACGGGGGCATCCACTACCCCATGGCTATCGATAACGGCATGCCCCAGGGGCAGTGCGTCGCCCATCAGGTCATGGATCGGGTCACCACTCGCCGCCCCTCAGAATAAGTGGAATGATCGTGTTCCCCGGCCTGCTCGCAGGCCGGGGAAAGACACAGGGGGCTTCCACCTGAGCGATGCCCCGCCAACTTCTCAACGTTGGTTGCTCGCTGCACCGCGTCATTCCCGGTGCGGTTGACGTATGGAGATGCTTCTTCTAGGGTTCGCCCTCTTAAGCACCGGGGCTATATGCGTGCCGCGCCAACCCCACCCAACCCTTTGATAACGCTACCCTTTTTCCCCGCTACATGGTGCGCACCGAAGCGCTCAGGGATCTGGAAGTTGCCATGACGAGCTCTATCGACCCCACTCAGGCCGATCCAAACGCCCATAACGGTGACGTCAACACCATGCCCAACGTCGGTCAACGTCCCGGCCGCCGGGTCTTTATCGAGACCTACGGCTGCCAGATGAACCTGGCCGACAGCGAATTGATGGGCGGCGTGCTCAGCACCCGTGGCTACACCGCCGCGCCCAATCATGAAGAAGCCGACGTCATCCTCATCAACACCTGTGCGGTGCGCGAACGCGCCGAAGAGCGCGTCTTCGGCCGCCTCTCCTACCTCTTGCGCTTCAAAAACGAACGCCCCGAGGTGATCCTGGGTGTGACCGGCTGCATGGCCGAGCGCCTGCGCGAAGTCATCACGGAGCGCGCTCCCTACGTCGACCTGGTCATCGGCCCCGACGCCTACCGGCGCCTGCCCGAGCTCCTGGAGCAATGCCAGGAGAGTGACGCCGACCCGGTCATCGACGTGAAACTCGATCGCGAAGAGACCTACAAAGGGCTGCAGCCCGAGCGTCGCCCGGGCATCAGCGGCTGGGTCACCGTACAGCGTGGCTGCGACAAGTTCTGCACCTTCTGCATTGTGCCTTTTGTGCGCGGTCGCGAGCGTGGTGTCGCCCCCGAAGAGATCCTGGCGCAATGCCGTGACATGGCCGCCCGCGGCTACAAAGAGGTCACCCTTCTGGGTCAGACGGTCAACTCCTACCGGCACGAAGACACCGACTTCGCCGATCTGCTCGAAGAGGTCGTCAAGATCGAGGGCATTGAGCGCGTGCGCTTTACCTCGCCATATCCCACCGACTTTACGCCCAAGCTCATCGCCACGATGGCGAAGCACGACAAGATCTGCAATTACCTGCACCTGCCGCTGCAGTCGGGTTCGGACCAGACCCTGGAAACGATGAAGCGTCTGTACACCAGCGAGGAATTCTTCAAGCTGGTCGACGACATCCGCCAGGCCATCCCCGACATCGCCATGTCCACCGACATCATCGTGGGCTTCCCTGGCGAGACCGACGAGGATTACCAGAAGACAGTCGACGCTCTGGAGCGCATCCGCTTCGACTTCGGCTACCTCTTCAAGTACTCCGAACGCGATGGCACCTTTGCCTCGCGCAAGCTCCCCGACACCCTTGATGAGGCCACCAAAGGAAGCCGGCTCGCCGCACTGATCAAGCGTCAGGAAGCCATCAGCGCCGAGATCTTCAAAGGGCGCATCGGCTCCACCGTACGCGTGATGGTGGAGGGCGAGAGCCGCCGCGACGCCAATGACCTCTGTGGGCGAAGCGACGACTTCAAGATGACGGTGTTCCCCAGGCCCGCCGATCGCGAGCTCAAACCCGGTGATTTTGTGAACGTGCGCATCACCGACGCGACCAGCCACACCCTGCTTGGCGAAATCATCGACTGAGCACACCCCTTACAACGTGCGCCCCCTTTGAGGGGCGCCTACATCCCTGTCCTCGCCGGGACTCACCCGGCGAGATTGACCCCGGCGGCGCCCTGAAGGCGCTGCCTTGCTACGAGAGAAAACGGAGAACCTTTACGATGTCCCAGAACTTCATCTTCACCTCGGAGTCGGTCTCCGAGGGGCACCCCGACAAAATCGCCGACCAGATCTCCGACAGCGTCCTCGACGCCATCCTGGCTCAGGATCCACGCGCCCGCGTCGCCTGCGAAACCGTGGTCAACACCGGCCTGGTATTGATGGTCGGCGAAATCAGCACCCGCGCGACGGTCGACTATACGAAGATCGCGCGCAATACCATTGAGCGCATCGGCTACAACGATCCGCGCTACGGCTTCGACCACAAGAGCTGCTCGGTGATGGT
It encodes the following:
- a CDS encoding vanadium-dependent haloperoxidase, whose amino-acid sequence is MKVKGAATFVLAALLITWTAGCNEALDPPPTYPAPISQETGAVVVDWMDLIVDRVQAESLSPPEASRIMAYTGVALYESLLGGMPQQQSFGGQLEGLGELPAPKPGVDYDFETVAHAAMQHLLPIYFPSEASRAAIDAFARAQLQAREETGINAQVRERSRAYGVLLAEVIDAWAYADGYTEVHLASYEFSDQPHAWQPTAEGMQALLPGWGKLRPFALSSADACAPPAPPPFETLAHSALYRQALAVWNASRTMTSDQEHIAHFWADGAGTLTPPGHWMRITTQLLRARSERLDHSAETVALVGVALADAFISCWDEKYRSNLLRPVTYINAHIDPTWTTLIASPPFPEYTSGHSNASAAAATVLSAQLGSFPFADRTHESGELGLRFYQNFDDAAQEAAISRLYGGIHYPMAIDNGMPQGQCVAHQVMDRVTTRRPSE
- the miaB gene encoding tRNA (N6-isopentenyl adenosine(37)-C2)-methylthiotransferase MiaB → MTSSIDPTQADPNAHNGDVNTMPNVGQRPGRRVFIETYGCQMNLADSELMGGVLSTRGYTAAPNHEEADVILINTCAVRERAEERVFGRLSYLLRFKNERPEVILGVTGCMAERLREVITERAPYVDLVIGPDAYRRLPELLEQCQESDADPVIDVKLDREETYKGLQPERRPGISGWVTVQRGCDKFCTFCIVPFVRGRERGVAPEEILAQCRDMAARGYKEVTLLGQTVNSYRHEDTDFADLLEEVVKIEGIERVRFTSPYPTDFTPKLIATMAKHDKICNYLHLPLQSGSDQTLETMKRLYTSEEFFKLVDDIRQAIPDIAMSTDIIVGFPGETDEDYQKTVDALERIRFDFGYLFKYSERDGTFASRKLPDTLDEATKGSRLAALIKRQEAISAEIFKGRIGSTVRVMVEGESRRDANDLCGRSDDFKMTVFPRPADRELKPGDFVNVRITDATSHTLLGEIID